A window of the Pungitius pungitius chromosome 3, fPunPun2.1, whole genome shotgun sequence genome harbors these coding sequences:
- the LOC119213366 gene encoding rho GTPase-activating protein 6-like isoform X2: MGDSVFLDRPNSYLGDFTWSSLSGRSVRLSPVAIQNLSELERARLQEVAYTRLHQDYDLGCQITMPKDGQKRKKSLRRKLDSLSKEKSKDKECIPQAFSIGLPQVIANDRTHRQRQDGYRQDPPQREEHKDSSDLVSSILQFATKRPSNKELSSSNSSLSSTSETANESTSPNTPEAAPRARRRGAMSVDSITDLDDNQSRLLEALQLSLPAETPNKKEKHRDKRLSLNPIYRQVPRVVDSCCQHIEKYGLQTVGIFRVGSSKKRVRQLREEFDRGIDVQLDEDYSVHDVAALLKEFLRDMPDPLLTKELYTAFINTTLFRDPDEQHAVTQLLVYLLPACNSDTLHRLLEFLSTVADHAHDRQDKDRQEVTGNKMTSLNLATIFGPNLLHKQKSSDKEFSVQSSARAEESTAVIAVLQRMIASYQTLFVVPPDLQNEVLMNLLETDPDVVDYLLRRKASQSPDLLQSEESFSLGERRSSSDSNKVSSGEVSPYDNNSPVLSERRGGEPGSPGGESLFCVPEQYALVGQVAGWSREPGADTWGSKDAISEEHANIWGTWHTTLKPTHKDHGYTGSHGNVSEGSSRSSQEGLDGLHGDGRQQATLRRTETAPGVGECRPHPPVARACTAPHVEPGPLDADPRAASHLNSGRGLHRASGHAPLNPPASPQGGGTGGGSRSPPPYEARRRAASSHSSPQPAQRPPPQHAGPQASVAESPMAPQSPEWQDWQRDRWQIWQLLSSDSADALPETLV, encoded by the exons ACggacagaagaggaaaaagtcGCTGAGGAGGAAGTTGGACTCGCTATCAAAAGAGAAGAGCAAAGATAAAG AATGCATACCCCAAGCCTTCAGCATAGGGCTACCCCAGGTCATCGCCAATGACAGAACACACAGGCAGCGTCAGGACGGCTACCGCCAAGACCCGCCGCAGCGCGAGGAGCACAAGGACTCATCCGACCTCGTTTCGTCCATCCTACAG TTTGCCACCAAGCGGCCGTCCAACAAGGAGCTGTCCAGCAGTAACTCCTCTCTGAGCTCCACGTCGGAGACCGCCAACGAATCCACGTCGCCCAACACGCCCGAGGCCGCGCCCCGAGCACGCAGGAGG GGAGCCATGTCGGTGGACTCCATCACGGACCTGGACGACAACCAGTCGCGCCTGCTCGAGGCCCTGCAGCTCTCCCTGCCGGCCGAAACGCCCAACAAAAAGGAGAAGCACCGGGACAAGCGGCTGAGCCTCAACCCCATCTACCGCCAGGTGCCCCGAGTGGTCGACAGCTGCTGTCAGCACATCGAGAAATACG GTCTGCAGACTGTTGGGATCTTTCGAGTGGGAAGCTCCAAGAAGAGAGTCCGACAG CTACGCGAGGAGTTTGACCGCGGCATCGACGTCCAGCTGGACGAGGACTACAGCGTGCACGACGTGGCTGCTCTGCTGAAGGAGTTCCTCAGGGACATGCCCGACCCTCTGCTCACCAAGGAGCTCTACACAGCCTTCATCAACACCACAT TGTTCCGTGACCCGGACGAGCAGCACGCTGTCACTCAGCTGCTGGTCTACCtgctcccagcatgcaacagTGACACACTCCACCGCCTCCTGGAGTTTCTGTCCACTGTTGCTGACCACGCCCACGACCGGCAGGACAAGGACAGACAGGAG GTCACGGGGAACAAGATGACGTCTCTGAACCTGGCCACCATCTTTGGCCCCAACCTGCTGCACAAGCAGAAGAGCTCGGACAAGGAGTTCAGCGTCCAGAGCTCGGCCCGAGCCGAGGAGAGCACGGCCGTCATCGCTGTGCTGCAGAGGATGATCGCCAGCTACCAAACACTCTTCGTG GTGCCTCCTGATCTCCAGAACGAGGTTTTGATGAACCTGTTGGAGACGGATCCAGACGTGGTCGACTACCTTCTGAGAAGAAAAGCCTCACA GAGTCCCGACCTGTTGCAGTCAGAGGAGTCCTTCTCCCTCGGCGAGCGGCGCTCCTCCAGCGACTCCAACAAGGTGTCCAGCGGCGAGGTGTCGCCCTACGACAACAACTCCCCGGTCCTGAGCGAGCGGAGGGGCGGGGAACCGGGGAGCCCGGGCGGCGAGTCGCTCTTCTGCGTCCCGGAGCAGTACGCCCTGGTGGGGCAGGTGGCCGGCTGGAGCAGAGAGCCCGGCGCCGACACGTGGGGAAGCAAAG ACGCTATATCAGAAGAGCACGCTAACATTTGGGGAACGTGGCACACGACGCTTAAACCGACACATAAGGACCACGGATACACAG GTTCCCATGGCAACGTGTCAGAGGGAAGCTCTCGCAGCTCGCAGGAAGGTCTCGACGGACTCCATGGCGACGGGCGGCAGCAAGCAACGCTGCGGCGAACAGAGACGGCACCCGGCGTGGGCGAGTGCCGGCCCCACCCCCCGGTCGCCAGAGCGTGCACCGCCCCCCACGTGGAGCCGGGGCCGCTCGACGCCGACCCCCGTGCGGCGTCGCACCTCAACAGCGGCAGGGGGCTCCACCGAGCGAGCGGACACGCGCCACTTAACCCGCCCGCCAGTCCCCAAGGCGGGGGGACCGGCGGCGGCAGCCGCTCGCCGCCCCCTTACGAGGCTCGCCGCCGCGCGGCCAGTTCGCACAGTTCACCTCAGCCGGCCCAGCGGCCCCCTCCGCAGCACGCAGGGCCTCAGGCCTCGGTGGCGGAGAGCCCGATGGCGCCCCAGAGCCCCGAGTGGCAGGACTGGCAGAGGGACCGCTGGCAGATCTGGCAGCTGCTGTCCTCGGACAGTGCTGACGCGCTGCCCGAGACGCTGGTGTGA
- the LOC119213366 gene encoding rho GTPase-activating protein 6-like isoform X3, with protein MQTDTGDFTWSSLSGRSVRLSPVAIQNLSELERARLQEVAYTRLHQDYDLGCQITMPKDGQKRKKSLRRKLDSLSKEKSKDKECIPQAFSIGLPQVIANDRTHRQRQDGYRQDPPQREEHKDSSDLVSSILQFATKRPSNKELSSSNSSLSSTSETANESTSPNTPEAAPRARRRGAMSVDSITDLDDNQSRLLEALQLSLPAETPNKKEKHRDKRLSLNPIYRQVPRVVDSCCQHIEKYGLQTVGIFRVGSSKKRVRQLREEFDRGIDVQLDEDYSVHDVAALLKEFLRDMPDPLLTKELYTAFINTTLFRDPDEQHAVTQLLVYLLPACNSDTLHRLLEFLSTVADHAHDRQDKDRQEVTGNKMTSLNLATIFGPNLLHKQKSSDKEFSVQSSARAEESTAVIAVLQRMIASYQTLFVVPPDLQNEVLMNLLETDPDVVDYLLRRKASQSPDLLQSEESFSLGERRSSSDSNKVSSGEVSPYDNNSPVLSERRGGEPGSPGGESLFCVPEQYALVGQVAGWSREPGADTWGSKDAISEEHANIWGTWHTTLKPTHKDHGYTGSHGNVSEGSSRSSQEGLDGLHGDGRQQATLRRTETAPGVGECRPHPPVARACTAPHVEPGPLDADPRAASHLNSGRGLHRASGHAPLNPPASPQGGGTGGGSRSPPPYEARRRAASSHSSPQPAQRPPPQHAGPQASVAESPMAPQSPEWQDWQRDRWQIWQLLSSDSADALPETLV; from the exons ACggacagaagaggaaaaagtcGCTGAGGAGGAAGTTGGACTCGCTATCAAAAGAGAAGAGCAAAGATAAAG AATGCATACCCCAAGCCTTCAGCATAGGGCTACCCCAGGTCATCGCCAATGACAGAACACACAGGCAGCGTCAGGACGGCTACCGCCAAGACCCGCCGCAGCGCGAGGAGCACAAGGACTCATCCGACCTCGTTTCGTCCATCCTACAG TTTGCCACCAAGCGGCCGTCCAACAAGGAGCTGTCCAGCAGTAACTCCTCTCTGAGCTCCACGTCGGAGACCGCCAACGAATCCACGTCGCCCAACACGCCCGAGGCCGCGCCCCGAGCACGCAGGAGG GGAGCCATGTCGGTGGACTCCATCACGGACCTGGACGACAACCAGTCGCGCCTGCTCGAGGCCCTGCAGCTCTCCCTGCCGGCCGAAACGCCCAACAAAAAGGAGAAGCACCGGGACAAGCGGCTGAGCCTCAACCCCATCTACCGCCAGGTGCCCCGAGTGGTCGACAGCTGCTGTCAGCACATCGAGAAATACG GTCTGCAGACTGTTGGGATCTTTCGAGTGGGAAGCTCCAAGAAGAGAGTCCGACAG CTACGCGAGGAGTTTGACCGCGGCATCGACGTCCAGCTGGACGAGGACTACAGCGTGCACGACGTGGCTGCTCTGCTGAAGGAGTTCCTCAGGGACATGCCCGACCCTCTGCTCACCAAGGAGCTCTACACAGCCTTCATCAACACCACAT TGTTCCGTGACCCGGACGAGCAGCACGCTGTCACTCAGCTGCTGGTCTACCtgctcccagcatgcaacagTGACACACTCCACCGCCTCCTGGAGTTTCTGTCCACTGTTGCTGACCACGCCCACGACCGGCAGGACAAGGACAGACAGGAG GTCACGGGGAACAAGATGACGTCTCTGAACCTGGCCACCATCTTTGGCCCCAACCTGCTGCACAAGCAGAAGAGCTCGGACAAGGAGTTCAGCGTCCAGAGCTCGGCCCGAGCCGAGGAGAGCACGGCCGTCATCGCTGTGCTGCAGAGGATGATCGCCAGCTACCAAACACTCTTCGTG GTGCCTCCTGATCTCCAGAACGAGGTTTTGATGAACCTGTTGGAGACGGATCCAGACGTGGTCGACTACCTTCTGAGAAGAAAAGCCTCACA GAGTCCCGACCTGTTGCAGTCAGAGGAGTCCTTCTCCCTCGGCGAGCGGCGCTCCTCCAGCGACTCCAACAAGGTGTCCAGCGGCGAGGTGTCGCCCTACGACAACAACTCCCCGGTCCTGAGCGAGCGGAGGGGCGGGGAACCGGGGAGCCCGGGCGGCGAGTCGCTCTTCTGCGTCCCGGAGCAGTACGCCCTGGTGGGGCAGGTGGCCGGCTGGAGCAGAGAGCCCGGCGCCGACACGTGGGGAAGCAAAG ACGCTATATCAGAAGAGCACGCTAACATTTGGGGAACGTGGCACACGACGCTTAAACCGACACATAAGGACCACGGATACACAG GTTCCCATGGCAACGTGTCAGAGGGAAGCTCTCGCAGCTCGCAGGAAGGTCTCGACGGACTCCATGGCGACGGGCGGCAGCAAGCAACGCTGCGGCGAACAGAGACGGCACCCGGCGTGGGCGAGTGCCGGCCCCACCCCCCGGTCGCCAGAGCGTGCACCGCCCCCCACGTGGAGCCGGGGCCGCTCGACGCCGACCCCCGTGCGGCGTCGCACCTCAACAGCGGCAGGGGGCTCCACCGAGCGAGCGGACACGCGCCACTTAACCCGCCCGCCAGTCCCCAAGGCGGGGGGACCGGCGGCGGCAGCCGCTCGCCGCCCCCTTACGAGGCTCGCCGCCGCGCGGCCAGTTCGCACAGTTCACCTCAGCCGGCCCAGCGGCCCCCTCCGCAGCACGCAGGGCCTCAGGCCTCGGTGGCGGAGAGCCCGATGGCGCCCCAGAGCCCCGAGTGGCAGGACTGGCAGAGGGACCGCTGGCAGATCTGGCAGCTGCTGTCCTCGGACAGTGCTGACGCGCTGCCCGAGACGCTGGTGTGA